In the genome of Myxococcota bacterium, one region contains:
- a CDS encoding lysophospholipid acyltransferase family protein encodes MSETPPIARNRAPSDVADDPWERLPGDADDLRALREALEDLRSEIRTRFGAVARREETPPARPTPAIDWDGMFSQLRRRLATFGMREYSGEVDAFGFDADALESVRPVLDFLYETYWRVALQGDSQLPEEGPALLVANRAGLLPYDAFMVGHAVERACGRDARPRIALGDDWMTLPIAQSRLTRLGAVRACPENVERLLEAGHLVLVFPEGAQGATKEFGDRYRLQRFGRGGVMRVALEQRVPVIPIGVVGSEEAQPLLHKSRTPAQVLGLPFVPLTATFPWLGPLGVLPLPTQWTIRVGAPFALDGLHADAVRDELLLSRLTEELRAAVQALVHDALGERGSVFGFGDES; translated from the coding sequence ATGAGCGAGACACCCCCCATCGCGCGCAACCGAGCGCCCTCCGACGTCGCTGACGATCCCTGGGAACGCCTGCCCGGCGACGCCGACGACCTGCGCGCGCTGCGCGAGGCCCTCGAAGATCTGCGCAGCGAAATCCGCACGCGCTTCGGCGCGGTGGCGCGCCGCGAGGAGACGCCTCCGGCGCGACCGACACCGGCGATCGACTGGGACGGGATGTTCTCCCAGCTGCGCCGGCGCCTCGCCACCTTCGGGATGCGTGAGTACTCGGGCGAGGTGGACGCCTTCGGGTTCGACGCCGACGCGCTCGAATCGGTCCGACCGGTGCTCGACTTCCTCTACGAGACCTATTGGCGTGTCGCACTGCAGGGCGATTCGCAGCTGCCCGAAGAAGGTCCGGCGCTGCTGGTCGCGAACCGCGCGGGTCTCCTCCCCTACGACGCCTTCATGGTCGGGCACGCCGTCGAGCGCGCGTGCGGTCGCGACGCGCGACCGCGGATCGCGCTCGGCGACGACTGGATGACCTTGCCCATCGCGCAATCGCGGCTGACCCGGCTCGGCGCCGTGCGCGCTTGTCCGGAGAACGTCGAGCGGCTGCTCGAGGCCGGCCACCTCGTGTTGGTCTTTCCCGAGGGCGCACAGGGCGCGACCAAGGAGTTCGGCGATCGCTATCGGCTGCAGCGCTTCGGGCGCGGCGGCGTGATGCGCGTCGCCCTGGAGCAGCGCGTCCCGGTGATCCCGATCGGTGTCGTCGGCTCGGAAGAAGCCCAGCCGCTGCTCCACAAGAGCCGCACTCCGGCGCAGGTGTTGGGGCTGCCCTTCGTGCCGCTCACCGCGACCTTCCCGTGGCTCGGACCGCTCGGCGTCTTGCCGCTGCCGACCCAGTGGACGATCCGGGTGGGCGCTCCGTTCGCGCTCGACGGCCTGCATGCGGATGCGGTCCGCGACGAGCTGCTGTTGTCGCGGCTGACCGAGGAGCTGCGCGCTGCGGTGCAGGCGCTCGTGCACGACGCCCTCGGCGAGCGCGGGTCGGTCTTCGGGTTCGGCGACGAGAGCTGA
- a CDS encoding Coq4 family protein, whose translation MTDRSATPASSRIQPMAALRALRALLRDPDDTAKVFDVIEALSGPTRTRVLRKFRKRPNGPALLEARPDLLARLSDREALLALPPGSLGRTYAEFMNREQIDADGLVEASEEQRNPNASPEERWFGDRLRDMHDLWHVVTGYERDLVGEAALLAFTYAQTRNPGIGLIVAAAYWKAKEDSMHARPVIRDGYRRGRDAAWLPEQRWEDLLEQPLEAVRAQLRLGAPPEYAQVRSEGAPALAS comes from the coding sequence ATGACCGACCGCAGCGCCACGCCCGCCTCCTCCCGCATCCAACCGATGGCGGCCCTGCGCGCGCTCCGCGCGCTGCTCCGGGACCCCGACGACACGGCGAAGGTCTTCGACGTGATCGAGGCCCTCTCGGGCCCGACGCGCACTCGGGTGCTGCGCAAGTTCCGCAAGCGGCCGAACGGCCCCGCCCTGCTCGAGGCGCGACCCGACCTGCTGGCCCGGCTCAGTGATCGCGAGGCCCTGCTCGCGCTGCCGCCCGGCTCCCTCGGCCGCACCTACGCCGAGTTCATGAACCGCGAGCAGATCGACGCAGACGGTCTCGTGGAAGCCAGCGAAGAGCAGCGCAATCCGAATGCCAGCCCCGAAGAGCGCTGGTTCGGCGATCGCCTGCGCGACATGCACGATCTCTGGCACGTCGTCACGGGCTACGAGCGCGACCTCGTCGGCGAAGCCGCCCTGCTCGCCTTCACCTACGCCCAGACCCGCAACCCGGGGATCGGGTTGATCGTGGCGGCCGCGTACTGGAAGGCGAAGGAGGACTCGATGCACGCGCGTCCGGTGATCCGCGACGGCTACCGGCGCGGGCGTGACGCGGCCTGGCTGCCGGAGCAGCGTTGGGAAGACCTGCTCGAACAGCCGCTCGAAGCCGTCCGGGCCCAGCTGCGCCTGGGGGCGCCGCCCGAGTACGCCCAGGTCCGCTCGGAAGGGGCGCCGGCCCTCGCCAGCTAG
- a CDS encoding TetR/AcrR family transcriptional regulator: MAQRSGEAGVRPDAPGPTGKRVRRSAEEARRVILDAAEARLRAGGPEALRLQDIAADVGISHPAILHHFESRDGLIDALENRAMQRLEDELVEILRDAPANEDTVLGLLERVFATLGDAGHARVLAWRVLGLDRPRADEGGRNLLRAIADLVHVRQRELAERAGRPVPAPEAAEFRVRLCAMAMLGEGVFGPFIDADFDREDDSDYRRRFRAWFAHLLMDEASGSD; the protein is encoded by the coding sequence ATGGCCCAGCGAAGCGGAGAAGCGGGGGTGCGCCCGGATGCTCCCGGACCCACCGGCAAGCGGGTGCGGCGCAGCGCCGAGGAGGCCCGGCGGGTGATCCTCGATGCAGCCGAGGCGCGCCTGCGCGCGGGCGGACCCGAGGCCCTGCGTCTCCAGGACATCGCCGCCGACGTCGGGATCTCCCACCCCGCCATCCTGCACCACTTCGAGAGCCGCGATGGGCTGATCGATGCCCTCGAGAATCGCGCCATGCAGCGCCTCGAAGACGAACTCGTCGAGATCCTGCGCGATGCCCCCGCGAACGAGGACACCGTCCTCGGATTGCTGGAGCGGGTCTTCGCGACCCTGGGCGACGCAGGCCACGCGCGGGTGCTGGCCTGGCGGGTGCTCGGGCTCGACCGGCCTCGGGCCGACGAGGGCGGGCGTAACCTTCTCCGGGCGATCGCCGACCTCGTGCACGTCCGGCAACGCGAGCTCGCCGAACGCGCGGGGCGTCCCGTCCCCGCGCCGGAAGCGGCCGAGTTCCGCGTTCGCCTGTGCGCGATGGCGATGCTGGGCGAAGGCGTCTTCGGCCCGTTCATCGATGCGGACTTCGACCGCGAAGACGACTCGGACTACCGCCGGCGCTTCCGCGCCTGGTTCGCGCATCTCCTGATGGACGAGGCGTCCGGGTCGGATTGA
- a CDS encoding polyhydroxyalkanoate synthesis regulator DNA-binding domain-containing protein, producing the protein MTVLIKRYANRKLYNTDTSRYITLKGIAELIEQGQEVRVIDNETGEDITSVALSQILVDNERNPGSGTVPRGVLSDLIQKSGDALYGALKRGVGDAQDGIEELQKNLRKAVRSREEEAQRWRDSLEGARADWDDRLQGAVERVFQALDLPRRRDIDALNENLERVAKALERLEGARGAEPLSRD; encoded by the coding sequence ATGACCGTCCTCATCAAGCGCTACGCGAATCGCAAGCTCTACAACACGGACACGAGCCGCTACATCACGCTCAAGGGCATCGCCGAGCTCATCGAGCAGGGCCAGGAAGTCCGTGTGATCGACAACGAGACTGGCGAGGACATCACCTCGGTCGCGCTCTCGCAGATCCTGGTCGACAACGAGCGTAACCCGGGCTCGGGCACGGTTCCGCGCGGCGTGCTCTCCGACCTGATCCAGAAGAGCGGCGACGCGCTCTACGGTGCGCTTAAGCGCGGGGTCGGCGACGCCCAGGACGGCATCGAAGAGCTGCAGAAGAACCTGCGAAAGGCCGTTCGCAGCCGCGAAGAAGAGGCCCAGCGCTGGCGCGACTCGCTCGAAGGAGCCCGCGCCGATTGGGACGACCGCCTCCAGGGCGCCGTCGAGCGGGTGTTCCAGGCCCTCGATCTGCCGCGGCGTCGTGACATCGACGCGCTCAACGAGAACCTCGAGCGGGTCGCGAAGGCGCTGGAGCGCCTCGAGGGCGCCCGCGGCGCCGAGCCGCTCTCGCGCGACTAG
- a CDS encoding ArsA-related P-loop ATPase, producing the protein MLPALKRRVIVCVGCGGVGKTTVASAVALQAAQAGRRALVLTIDPARRLADALGVEALGNQPEAIPREVLDRLGVPASGALSAMMLDMKRTFDDLVERLASSPDTRDRVLANPIYQHVSDALSGSVEYSAMEKVYEMAQSDAFDTIVVDTPPSQHALDFLDAPERILQFLDSRLVQMWIHPAFAAGRAGVRWFQWGTRRALSLIERITGLGFLEDVSEFLLAFEEMSEGFRRHAREVSALLRGPDAAFVLIAGPETESVAQARRFLERLEATELHAAGIVANRVRAWPGNEAPLDPDLSAVDPTPLVDALREQRGADFPADEAAEAALGAARRYAALVARDDDAVRELRGEAERRGAFFRQVPEFSAEVHDLGGIGRVAGALTLVATADEPGQDD; encoded by the coding sequence ATGCTGCCCGCGCTGAAGCGTCGGGTGATCGTGTGTGTCGGCTGCGGTGGCGTCGGCAAGACCACGGTGGCCTCGGCGGTGGCCTTGCAGGCGGCGCAGGCGGGCCGCCGCGCGCTCGTGCTCACGATCGACCCGGCACGGCGTCTCGCCGACGCGCTCGGTGTCGAGGCCCTCGGCAACCAGCCAGAGGCGATCCCGCGCGAGGTGCTCGATCGACTCGGAGTGCCGGCTTCGGGTGCGCTGTCGGCGATGATGCTCGACATGAAGCGCACCTTCGACGATCTCGTCGAGCGGCTCGCCTCGAGCCCGGACACGCGCGATCGCGTCCTCGCGAATCCGATCTACCAGCACGTCTCGGACGCGTTGTCGGGGAGCGTCGAGTACTCGGCGATGGAGAAGGTGTACGAGATGGCGCAGAGCGACGCCTTCGACACGATCGTCGTCGACACGCCCCCGTCGCAGCATGCGCTCGATTTCCTCGACGCCCCGGAGCGCATTCTGCAGTTCCTCGACAGCCGGCTGGTCCAGATGTGGATCCATCCGGCCTTCGCGGCCGGCCGTGCGGGCGTGCGTTGGTTTCAGTGGGGCACGCGTCGCGCGCTCTCCCTGATCGAGCGGATCACGGGCCTCGGGTTTCTGGAAGACGTCTCCGAGTTCCTGCTCGCCTTCGAAGAGATGTCCGAGGGCTTCCGACGCCACGCGCGGGAAGTGAGCGCCCTGTTGCGCGGGCCCGACGCGGCCTTCGTGTTGATCGCCGGCCCCGAGACCGAATCCGTCGCCCAGGCCCGACGCTTTCTCGAACGACTGGAAGCGACCGAGCTGCACGCCGCGGGCATCGTCGCCAATCGCGTTCGCGCGTGGCCGGGGAACGAAGCGCCCCTCGACCCGGATCTCTCCGCGGTCGACCCGACGCCGCTCGTCGACGCGTTGCGCGAGCAGCGGGGGGCGGACTTCCCGGCAGACGAAGCGGCCGAGGCAGCGCTCGGCGCCGCCCGGCGCTACGCCGCGCTGGTGGCCCGGGACGACGACGCCGTCCGCGAGCTGCGGGGCGAAGCCGAGCGGCGCGGCGCCTTCTTCCGCCAGGTGCCCGAGTTCTCGGCCGAGGTCCATGACCTCGGCGGTATCGGACGCGTCGCCGGGGCGCTGACGCTGGTGGCGACCGCCGACGAACCCGGTCAGGATGATTGA
- a CDS encoding ArsA-related P-loop ATPase yields the protein MTGPKAGLLDRRLVIVTGKGGTGKTTVAAALAHGAAARGRRVLLAAVDPDARLGGLLGAPRAKLTYTPVQAGGVAFCHIEPFEALSEYLGLQLGTRRLVDPVIRQKAFQQFLMAAPGWRDLITLGKVWHLEQMEEGRRPRYDLIVVDAPATGHGLTFLDVPRVVVSAVRAGPLRQHTEAVETLIGDRTRSVLLPVAIGEELPARETIELVQRVHGELDIGLERVVVNAVHAPPYPPAFEGLETTLAALPGDRDFGNLPSPGWLAECGALLRDRASLNARYVAEIADETELPITELPYLPNGLRGPADLDTLSEALLGAPS from the coding sequence TTGACGGGACCGAAAGCTGGGCTGCTGGATCGCCGGCTCGTGATCGTGACCGGCAAGGGCGGCACCGGGAAGACCACCGTCGCCGCGGCGCTCGCCCATGGAGCCGCGGCCCGCGGACGCCGCGTGCTGCTCGCGGCAGTCGATCCCGACGCCCGCCTCGGCGGCCTGTTGGGCGCCCCGCGCGCCAAGCTGACCTACACGCCCGTCCAGGCGGGCGGAGTGGCGTTCTGCCACATCGAGCCCTTCGAAGCGCTCAGCGAGTATCTGGGTCTCCAACTCGGAACGCGTCGACTCGTCGACCCGGTGATCCGCCAGAAGGCCTTCCAGCAGTTCCTGATGGCCGCACCCGGCTGGCGCGACCTGATCACGCTCGGGAAAGTGTGGCACCTGGAGCAGATGGAGGAGGGTCGCCGCCCCCGCTACGACCTGATCGTCGTCGACGCGCCCGCGACCGGGCACGGGCTCACCTTCCTCGACGTGCCGCGCGTCGTGGTGAGCGCGGTGCGCGCGGGCCCTCTGCGCCAGCACACCGAGGCGGTCGAAACGTTGATCGGCGACCGCACGCGCTCGGTGCTCTTGCCCGTCGCCATCGGCGAGGAGCTACCCGCCCGCGAAACCATCGAGCTCGTGCAGCGCGTGCACGGCGAACTCGACATCGGCCTCGAGCGGGTGGTGGTCAATGCGGTTCACGCCCCGCCCTACCCGCCCGCGTTCGAAGGGCTCGAGACGACGCTGGCGGCGTTGCCCGGCGATCGCGACTTCGGCAACCTGCCCTCGCCGGGCTGGCTCGCCGAGTGCGGCGCGCTCTTGCGTGACCGCGCTTCGCTGAACGCGCGCTACGTCGCCGAGATCGCCGACGAGACCGAGCTGCCGATCACCGAGCTGCCCTACCTGCCGAACGGCCTGCGCGGCCCGGCGGATCTCGACACGCTGTCCGAAGCCCTGCTCGGAGCTCCATCCTGA
- a CDS encoding zinc-ribbon domain-containing protein has product MIVTCERCATQFQLDDTRVPVDGVRVRCSRCKHAFMVEPIAKTEIDRVHQAARRALREEAFPGVTEDMPEGEAAEAAAPADALDDSWDDEESDWEFNDDLPEDFADEDPAPASEDDPPALGEVGFADDGPVPDLASDPLPPLADEGTPAASEAPTPVEAAAPVSAETAPIDTDAENDAGESVLTEAELDAGLGLGPASSDAPAALPDLEPPSAEPAAPAPLPEAKPEALPPAPAEALRDRNDDSSDELGSPVDWDIFDEAPAAAPVREQRAAAPIEVVQDDADGELQLDDDDSGRFAARLGAGVGWCATLALVAVGLFAGLYAPQPPLGDVELAPGVMLENVEHRWVDHASFGPVFVVSGVLRNASDGSLAVPDLALELRDGAGNGVGRALPLGAPRSSRVLRQGDRDALRSAGSFRRPLGRGESRAFEVVVQPLPEKAARFVVRDQR; this is encoded by the coding sequence GTGATCGTTACCTGCGAGCGCTGCGCCACGCAGTTCCAACTCGACGACACCCGCGTGCCCGTCGACGGGGTGCGTGTGCGCTGTTCGCGCTGCAAGCACGCCTTCATGGTCGAGCCGATCGCGAAGACCGAGATCGACCGCGTCCACCAGGCGGCGCGTCGCGCCCTGCGCGAGGAGGCGTTCCCCGGAGTCACCGAGGACATGCCCGAAGGCGAGGCGGCCGAAGCGGCCGCGCCGGCGGACGCACTCGACGACAGCTGGGACGACGAAGAGAGCGATTGGGAGTTCAACGACGATCTGCCCGAGGACTTCGCCGACGAGGATCCGGCGCCGGCCTCGGAGGACGACCCGCCGGCGCTCGGTGAGGTCGGCTTCGCCGACGACGGACCGGTGCCCGACCTGGCGAGCGACCCGTTGCCGCCGTTGGCGGACGAAGGAACTCCGGCGGCGAGCGAGGCTCCGACACCGGTCGAAGCCGCCGCGCCGGTCTCCGCTGAAACGGCCCCGATCGACACGGACGCCGAGAACGACGCCGGTGAGAGCGTGCTGACCGAGGCCGAACTCGACGCGGGTCTCGGCCTGGGGCCTGCGTCGTCGGACGCACCCGCGGCGTTGCCCGACCTCGAGCCGCCATCCGCGGAACCCGCGGCACCGGCGCCGCTCCCCGAAGCCAAGCCCGAGGCGCTGCCTCCTGCGCCCGCGGAAGCGCTGCGCGATCGGAACGACGATTCGAGTGACGAACTCGGCAGTCCGGTGGACTGGGACATCTTCGACGAGGCCCCGGCTGCGGCGCCCGTTCGCGAGCAGCGCGCGGCCGCTCCCATCGAGGTGGTCCAGGACGATGCCGACGGCGAACTCCAGCTCGACGACGACGACTCGGGGCGCTTCGCCGCTCGACTCGGAGCGGGCGTCGGCTGGTGCGCCACACTCGCGCTGGTCGCGGTCGGTCTGTTCGCCGGCCTGTACGCACCCCAGCCGCCGCTCGGCGACGTCGAACTCGCGCCGGGCGTGATGCTCGAGAACGTCGAGCACCGCTGGGTCGACCACGCCTCCTTCGGTCCCGTCTTCGTCGTCTCGGGTGTGCTTCGGAACGCCAGTGATGGATCGCTCGCGGTTCCCGACTTGGCGCTCGAATTGCGCGATGGCGCGGGGAACGGGGTGGGCCGCGCGCTTCCGCTCGGCGCGCCGCGCTCTTCGCGGGTACTGCGCCAGGGAGATCGCGACGCGCTGCGGAGCGCCGGGAGCTTCCGACGCCCGCTCGGGCGCGGAGAATCGCGGGCCTTCGAGGTGGTCGTGCAGCCCCTGCCCGAGAAGGCCGCTCGCTTCGTGGTGCGCGATCAGCGCTAG
- a CDS encoding twin-arginine translocase TatA/TatE family subunit, which produces MFGTQELLILLAIVVVVFGARRLPELGSGVGKAIKNFKAGLSGKDELDVTPKNEEVTEGDSGTTR; this is translated from the coding sequence ATGTTCGGAACGCAAGAGCTCCTCATCTTGCTCGCCATCGTCGTCGTGGTCTTCGGCGCCCGACGTCTTCCGGAGCTCGGCTCCGGGGTGGGCAAGGCGATCAAGAACTTCAAGGCAGGGCTGTCCGGCAAGGACGAGCTCGACGTGACCCCGAAGAACGAGGAAGTCACCGAGGGCGATTCCGGGACGACCCGCTAG
- a CDS encoding thioredoxin domain-containing protein, which translates to MIASMTGCSRNGLRHRSFHRALWTLGALAFAGLVVACQTPTSEAPDEDAAIAARIGDEVITLEELDDFVKDDLFRRETRGGNESRLYEIRSRALQQLSAQRVLDGAAAAQGLTADALVDAEAAKLGEVTMQEVATFYTENRAQMGGATLDQVEPQIRNHLQNERRRDAVRALIDAAGIETELERPRVSVTGSGPSIGPDDAPVTIVEFSDFQCPYCRRAGPVMKDLVERFPNQVRVVYRHLPLDSHDRARASAEASECVAEQGRFWEYHDTVFENPRALADADLRRYAEELEVDLERFDACYAERRHAQKVQADAVEAARVGITGTPGFVVNGIVLFGLQPTEVFEEIIREELAAAAPAAAAE; encoded by the coding sequence ATGATCGCTTCGATGACAGGGTGCTCGCGCAACGGGCTTCGCCATCGGTCGTTCCATCGCGCACTCTGGACGCTCGGGGCCCTGGCCTTCGCGGGCCTGGTCGTCGCCTGCCAGACCCCCACATCCGAAGCGCCGGACGAGGACGCCGCAATCGCCGCGCGCATCGGCGACGAGGTCATCACCCTCGAAGAGCTCGATGACTTCGTGAAGGACGATCTGTTCCGCCGCGAGACCCGCGGCGGGAACGAGTCGCGGCTCTACGAAATCCGCAGCCGGGCGCTGCAACAGCTCTCCGCGCAACGCGTGCTCGATGGTGCCGCCGCGGCGCAGGGCCTGACGGCCGACGCGCTCGTCGACGCCGAAGCGGCGAAGCTCGGCGAGGTCACGATGCAGGAAGTCGCGACCTTCTATACCGAGAACCGCGCCCAGATGGGCGGCGCCACCCTCGACCAGGTCGAGCCCCAGATCCGCAATCACCTCCAGAACGAGCGGCGCCGCGACGCGGTCCGCGCGCTCATCGATGCCGCGGGCATCGAGACCGAACTGGAGCGTCCGCGCGTTTCCGTCACGGGCAGCGGTCCGTCGATCGGCCCCGACGACGCACCGGTCACGATCGTCGAGTTCAGCGACTTCCAGTGCCCGTATTGCCGTCGTGCCGGTCCCGTCATGAAGGACCTGGTCGAACGCTTCCCGAACCAGGTTCGGGTCGTCTACCGCCACCTGCCCCTCGACTCCCACGATCGCGCCCGGGCCAGCGCCGAGGCCTCGGAATGCGTCGCCGAACAGGGGCGCTTCTGGGAGTACCACGACACGGTCTTCGAGAATCCGCGCGCGCTCGCCGACGCAGACCTGCGACGCTACGCCGAGGAGCTCGAGGTCGACCTCGAGCGCTTCGACGCCTGCTACGCCGAGCGCCGGCACGCCCAGAAGGTGCAGGCCGACGCGGTCGAGGCAGCCCGCGTGGGGATCACCGGAACGCCCGGTTTCGTCGTGAACGGAATCGTTCTGTTCGGGCTGCAACCCACAGAAGTTTTCGAGGAAATCATCCGAGAAGAACTGGCAGCCGCGGCGCCCGCCGCCGCGGCCGAGTAA
- a CDS encoding acetylxylan esterase, with protein sequence MPTDELRLSGYREALGLWTRPSPRVASHPTLRVEEIEYSSRGDRVTGRVLLPAEGGGPYPLVLLQHGLGGSAHDASIEAMGGVWAQQGMAVASIDFPLHGQRSEAKLRSWLWSETPSPLRDDLQLEFARQAIVDLEHGLDALMTRDWIDHERVGYVGFGLGARLGAAFCALDARAGAVVLALPGNEPLPDPADPRHFVGRIAPRPLLVVCDPVGSGDALHAAAEGSARRLDTEVRNGALPREVAEQMGRFLAETLLGRA encoded by the coding sequence GTGCCCACCGACGAGCTGCGACTGTCCGGCTACCGCGAAGCGCTCGGACTGTGGACCCGGCCGAGTCCCCGCGTCGCGTCGCATCCGACGCTGCGGGTCGAGGAGATCGAGTACTCGAGTCGCGGTGACCGCGTCACCGGCCGCGTCCTGCTACCCGCCGAGGGTGGCGGCCCCTACCCGTTGGTCCTCCTCCAGCACGGCCTCGGCGGCTCGGCCCACGACGCATCGATCGAAGCGATGGGCGGCGTGTGGGCCCAACAGGGCATGGCGGTCGCCTCGATCGACTTTCCGCTCCACGGACAACGCTCGGAGGCGAAGCTCCGCAGCTGGCTGTGGAGCGAGACGCCCTCGCCCCTCCGCGACGACCTGCAGCTCGAGTTCGCGCGGCAGGCCATCGTCGATCTCGAGCACGGGCTCGACGCGCTGATGACCCGCGATTGGATCGACCACGAGCGGGTCGGCTACGTCGGGTTCGGCTTGGGCGCCCGGCTCGGAGCCGCCTTCTGTGCCCTCGATGCCCGCGCGGGAGCGGTCGTATTGGCCCTTCCAGGGAACGAGCCACTTCCGGATCCCGCCGATCCGCGCCACTTCGTCGGTCGCATCGCCCCGCGGCCGTTGCTGGTTGTCTGCGACCCCGTGGGCTCCGGAGACGCCCTCCACGCGGCGGCCGAGGGCTCGGCGCGGCGCCTCGATACCGAGGTGCGCAACGGTGCGCTGCCCCGCGAGGTCGCGGAGCAGATGGGTCGGTTCCTCGCCGAGACTCTGCTCGGTCGCGCGTAG
- a CDS encoding sigma-70 family RNA polymerase sigma factor, with amino-acid sequence MSAAAACSAPALSDEQLVTAVLAGDAEAFDTLYDRYVGRVYRFVEKRLHNRADAEETTQEVFAAVFSSLDSFRAEAPFAAWVLGIARFTIASRFKKKQHPTVPFDLDEDGELSGEPMVGGDRAATPLEVYELRERLTRLETAAEKLSEEQRRLFVLHHVEHRPIADIAQLLDKSEDAVKSNLYRARKMLLAR; translated from the coding sequence ATGTCTGCTGCAGCTGCGTGCTCCGCACCCGCTCTGAGTGACGAGCAGCTGGTCACCGCGGTCCTGGCGGGCGACGCCGAGGCCTTCGACACGCTCTACGACCGCTACGTGGGTCGCGTGTACCGCTTCGTCGAGAAGCGTCTTCACAACCGCGCCGACGCCGAGGAGACCACCCAAGAGGTCTTCGCGGCGGTGTTCTCGTCGCTCGATTCGTTCCGCGCCGAGGCGCCCTTCGCCGCCTGGGTGCTGGGGATCGCGCGCTTCACCATCGCGAGCCGCTTCAAGAAGAAGCAGCACCCGACGGTGCCGTTCGATCTGGACGAGGACGGAGAACTCTCCGGGGAGCCGATGGTAGGCGGGGATCGAGCCGCGACACCGCTCGAGGTCTACGAGCTCCGCGAGCGCTTGACGCGACTCGAGACGGCAGCCGAAAAGCTCTCCGAGGAACAGCGCCGCCTGTTCGTGCTTCACCACGTCGAGCATCGCCCGATCGCCGACATCGCCCAGCTCCTCGACAAGAGCGAGGACGCCGTGAAGTCGAACCTCTACCGCGCGCGCAAGATGCTCCTCGCGCGCTGA
- a CDS encoding AAA family ATPase, translating into MRVIAIVNQKGGCGKTTTAVNLAGALCADGHRVLVVDLDPQAHATLALGADPERLDENLYEVFADASGATRLPDVCVAVREGLDVAPSGIVLSALEQKLATEPVETRTERLTRAIEALEDRYDFVLIDCAPNVGLLTFNALRAAREVIVPLETSYFAIHGVQKLLETIALLSERIGHELSVRILPTLFDGRTRYARQTLGEIRELFKDLCFDTVIRQNVKLREAASRGKPINAISRTANGTHDYAALAIEVAVDAPEVYEATPEPAVASSREVVVRFRESRAHDVRIAGDFNGWVPDRGVRSLVEAEGDDRVWTKILQLSPGRYQYRYVVDGEWRDDPENPDAVTNQNGGRNSVLVVR; encoded by the coding sequence ATGCGCGTGATCGCCATCGTCAACCAGAAGGGGGGATGCGGGAAGACGACCACGGCCGTCAACCTGGCCGGTGCGCTCTGCGCCGACGGGCATCGCGTCCTGGTCGTCGACCTCGATCCGCAGGCCCACGCGACCCTCGCCCTCGGTGCCGATCCGGAGCGGCTCGACGAGAACCTGTACGAGGTCTTCGCCGATGCCAGCGGAGCTACGCGGCTGCCGGACGTCTGCGTCGCGGTTCGCGAAGGCCTCGACGTCGCCCCGTCGGGCATCGTGCTCTCCGCCCTGGAACAGAAGCTCGCGACCGAGCCCGTAGAGACGCGCACCGAGCGACTGACCCGCGCCATCGAGGCACTCGAGGACCGCTACGACTTCGTGTTGATCGACTGCGCGCCCAACGTCGGTCTCCTCACCTTCAACGCGCTGCGCGCCGCCCGCGAAGTCATCGTTCCCCTCGAGACGAGCTACTTCGCGATCCACGGCGTGCAGAAGCTGCTCGAGACGATCGCCCTGCTCTCCGAACGCATCGGCCACGAGCTCTCGGTGCGCATCCTGCCCACCCTCTTCGACGGGCGAACGCGCTATGCGCGGCAGACGCTCGGCGAGATCCGCGAGCTCTTCAAGGATCTCTGCTTCGACACGGTGATCCGTCAGAACGTGAAGCTCCGCGAAGCCGCGAGCCGCGGCAAGCCGATCAACGCGATCTCGCGCACGGCGAACGGAACCCACGACTACGCCGCACTTGCGATCGAAGTGGCCGTCGACGCCCCCGAGGTCTACGAAGCCACACCCGAACCGGCCGTGGCGAGTTCGCGCGAGGTGGTCGTGCGATTCCGGGAGAGCCGCGCGCACGACGTTCGGATCGCGGGCGACTTCAACGGCTGGGTTCCCGATCGCGGCGTGCGCTCACTGGTCGAAGCCGAAGGCGACGATCGCGTGTGGACGAAGATCCTTCAGCTGTCGCCCGGCCGATACCAGTACCGCTACGTCGTCGACGGGGAGTGGCGGGACGACCCCGAGAACCCGGACGCCGTCACCAACCAGAACGGCGGCCGCAACTCGGTGCTCGTGGTGCGCTGA